From Arachis stenosperma cultivar V10309 chromosome 2, arast.V10309.gnm1.PFL2, whole genome shotgun sequence, one genomic window encodes:
- the LOC130960768 gene encoding brassinosteroid-responsive RING protein 1-like has product MGFPVGYTEVFFPHLFLRLLTFLGLLRNLVFHLFRLLGLSELLIDTTTDNNNNYYNHNPNPTRTPSAVDRTPSLSAILIREFLPVVTFREILASDDVASPQLTGSCAVCLTELVMEDEIRWLRNCKHVFHRECVDRWIDHDQKTCPLCRTSFVPDEMVDQYNQRLWAASGVSEFYVDYTSL; this is encoded by the coding sequence ATGGGTTTTCCGGTGGGCTACACGGAGGTTTTCTTCCCTCACCTCTTCCTCCGCTTACTCACCTTCCTCGGCCTCCTCCGTAACCTCGTCTTCCACCTCTTCCGCCTCCTCGGACTCTCTGAACTCCTCATCGACACCACCAccgacaacaacaacaactactACAACCACAACCCCAACCCAACCCGGACCCCCTCCGCCGTCGACCGTACGCCATCCCTCTCCGCCATCCTCATCCGCGAGTTCCTCCCCGTCGTAACCTTCAGAGAAATCCTCGCTAGCGATGACGTGGCATCGCCTCAACTAACTGGCAGCTGCGCGGTTTGCCTAACGGAATTAGTTATGGAGGACGAGATCCGGTGGTTGCGTAACTGCAAGCACGTGTTCCACAGGGAGTGTGTGGACCGTTGGATTGATCACGATCAGAAGACGTGTCCGCTTTGTAGGACGTCGTTTGTTCCTGATGAAATGGTTGATCAGTATAATCAACGGTTGTGGGCTGCTTCTGGTGTTAGTGAGTTCTACGTAGATTACACTTCTCTCTAA